A genomic region of Gemmata massiliana contains the following coding sequences:
- a CDS encoding nucleoside 2-deoxyribosyltransferase domain-containing protein — translation MGAVLLPPTITPIDGPLVFLAGPIQGAPDWQSEAIRWFTEHAPTISVASPRRPGPRISSDYIAQVDWETHHLRRAAGHGVILFWLACEAVNVPGRAYAQTSRFELAEWKVRHERDGTQLVIGIEDGFSGARYIRHRFGQDCPRVPVVPSLLGACAAAAELARITAAA, via the coding sequence GTGGGCGCGGTGCTGTTGCCACCAACTATTACTCCAATTGACGGTCCGCTCGTGTTTCTGGCGGGTCCGATCCAGGGTGCTCCGGACTGGCAATCAGAAGCGATCCGGTGGTTCACCGAACATGCACCGACAATTTCCGTTGCTTCCCCTCGGCGCCCCGGTCCCCGGATCAGCTCCGATTACATCGCCCAAGTCGATTGGGAAACGCACCACTTGCGCCGGGCTGCTGGTCACGGCGTGATCCTGTTCTGGTTGGCGTGCGAGGCGGTGAACGTGCCCGGCCGGGCTTACGCTCAGACCAGTCGGTTCGAGCTTGCCGAATGGAAGGTGCGCCACGAGCGCGACGGAACACAGCTCGTGATTGGCATTGAAGATGGGTTCAGCGGAGCGCGATACATCCGGCACCGGTTCGGCCAGGATTGCCCCAGGGTTCCCGTAGTGCCCTCGCTATTGGGCGCGTGCGCCGCAGCAGCCGAACTCGCGCGTATCACAGCAGCGGCCTGA
- a CDS encoding DUF1592 domain-containing protein, with protein MQFRTIHCLAIAALMGLIGATAHVPAAPPQPTPAPPPAGATPVALEQTFKDSVRPFLQTYCLSCHGAEKPKGDLDLSPFTTLESVAKDHRRWALVLERLRAGDMPPESAKKQPTKQLRHDIIDWAEAVRKYEGDRNAGDPGPVPARRLSNAEYNHTIRDLTGADIRPTRDFPVDPANESGFDNSAESLSTSPALVKKYLEAARRVADHLVFTPDGFEFAPHPVIAETDRDKFGVNRIVAFYRRQRTDYADYFLAAWRYRNRAALGKPSATLPELATEAGISAKYLSTVWSVLTEKPEEVGPVAALQTLWRELPDGANKQDAARSGCEQMRDFVTDLRTKLVPNVKNLTAPKINDGSQPLVLWKNRAVAANRTRYAGGALALKDLRLPAGSDAAKAMTVPVIPDAVKRYESTFERFCATFPDAFYVSERARVFLDPKGEKGLTGRLLSAGFHNQMGYFRDDGPLYDMLLNTAQQKELDRLWREFDFAADASARQYLSFIWYERAESSYLRDTVFDEFRAEDKDATSDAKMRKLATVYLAKAEKAGASETALTAVRDYFKNMGATFRWLETARKEAGPHHLAAVHRFAERAYRRPLSQTERDNVTAFYRSLREKEELSHEDAIRDCVVSVLMSPYFCFRVDLPGRGTGATTPLSDYALASRLSYFLWASMPDQELLSRAAGGDLRKPEVLSAQVKRMLRDPKARGLATEFAGNWLDFRRFEEHNAVDRTRFPAFDNDLRQAMFEEPVRFFTDLAARDGSVLDFLYADHTFVNPPLARHYGIPAPTGGPDSWARVDGAGKYARGGLLPMAAFLTKNAPGLRTSPVKRGYWVARRLLGEHIPAPPPDVPELPADEAKLGELTLREALARHRADKSCASCHQKFDSLGLVFEAYGPVGERRAKDLGGRPIDAKATFPGAGGEGDGVPGLAEYIRKHRQQDFVDNLSRKLLAYAIGRSPLPSDEQLVRAMRTKLEAGDYRFSVLVETIVTSPQFLNKRGPAAPK; from the coding sequence ATGCAATTCCGAACCATTCACTGTCTGGCAATTGCTGCGCTGATGGGGCTTATCGGTGCCACCGCACACGTGCCGGCAGCGCCACCGCAACCAACTCCTGCCCCGCCCCCCGCGGGCGCAACGCCAGTCGCCCTGGAACAGACCTTCAAAGACTCGGTCCGGCCGTTTCTTCAAACTTACTGCCTCTCGTGTCACGGCGCGGAGAAGCCGAAAGGCGACCTTGATCTCAGCCCGTTCACCACGCTGGAATCCGTCGCAAAGGATCACCGCCGCTGGGCGCTCGTTCTCGAGCGCCTCCGGGCCGGCGACATGCCCCCGGAAAGTGCCAAGAAGCAGCCCACAAAGCAGTTGCGACACGACATCATCGATTGGGCCGAAGCCGTTCGCAAGTACGAGGGCGACCGGAACGCCGGCGACCCCGGTCCGGTTCCGGCCCGACGGCTCTCGAACGCCGAGTACAACCACACGATCCGCGACTTGACCGGCGCGGACATCCGCCCGACACGCGACTTCCCGGTGGACCCGGCGAACGAGTCCGGGTTCGACAACTCCGCCGAGTCGCTCTCAACTTCCCCGGCACTGGTGAAGAAGTACCTGGAAGCGGCCCGCCGCGTGGCCGATCACCTCGTGTTCACGCCGGACGGGTTCGAGTTCGCGCCGCACCCGGTCATCGCAGAAACGGACCGCGACAAGTTCGGTGTCAACCGAATCGTCGCCTTCTACCGCCGACAGCGGACGGACTATGCCGACTACTTCCTCGCCGCGTGGCGGTACCGGAATCGTGCGGCACTGGGTAAGCCCTCCGCGACGCTCCCAGAACTCGCAACCGAAGCCGGTATCAGCGCGAAATACCTCTCGACAGTGTGGAGCGTTCTAACCGAGAAGCCGGAGGAAGTCGGACCGGTTGCAGCCCTTCAAACACTTTGGCGCGAACTACCGGACGGCGCCAACAAACAAGACGCGGCCCGGTCCGGGTGCGAGCAGATGCGTGACTTCGTCACAGACCTGCGGACCAAGCTCGTCCCGAACGTCAAAAACCTGACCGCACCGAAGATCAACGACGGTTCGCAACCACTCGTGTTGTGGAAGAACCGCGCGGTGGCCGCGAACCGAACGCGGTACGCGGGCGGCGCACTCGCGCTGAAAGACCTCCGATTGCCTGCAGGGTCGGACGCCGCAAAAGCCATGACTGTCCCGGTAATCCCAGACGCGGTCAAGCGGTACGAGTCCACGTTCGAGCGGTTTTGCGCCACGTTCCCCGACGCCTTTTACGTGTCCGAGCGCGCCCGCGTGTTCCTCGACCCGAAGGGGGAGAAGGGCTTGACCGGGCGGCTGTTGAGCGCCGGGTTCCACAACCAGATGGGCTACTTCCGCGACGACGGCCCGCTGTACGACATGCTCCTCAACACCGCCCAACAGAAGGAACTCGACCGGCTCTGGCGGGAGTTCGATTTCGCCGCCGATGCGTCCGCGCGACAGTACCTTTCGTTCATCTGGTACGAGCGCGCCGAGTCCAGCTACCTTCGCGACACGGTGTTCGACGAGTTCCGTGCCGAAGACAAGGACGCTACGTCCGATGCCAAGATGCGCAAACTCGCCACGGTCTACTTGGCGAAAGCAGAAAAGGCCGGCGCGAGTGAAACGGCACTGACGGCGGTCCGCGATTACTTCAAGAACATGGGGGCCACGTTCAGATGGCTGGAGACCGCGCGCAAGGAAGCCGGGCCACACCACCTCGCCGCAGTCCACCGGTTCGCCGAGCGCGCGTATCGCCGCCCCCTGAGCCAAACCGAGCGAGACAACGTGACCGCGTTCTATCGCTCATTGCGGGAAAAAGAGGAACTCTCCCACGAGGACGCGATCCGCGACTGCGTGGTGAGCGTGCTGATGTCGCCGTACTTTTGCTTCCGCGTGGACCTGCCCGGGCGCGGGACCGGCGCGACCACACCGCTCTCGGATTATGCTCTCGCCAGTCGATTGAGCTATTTCCTGTGGGCGAGCATGCCCGATCAAGAGTTGCTCTCTCGCGCGGCCGGGGGCGATTTGCGCAAACCGGAAGTTCTCAGCGCACAAGTGAAGCGGATGCTCCGAGATCCGAAAGCACGCGGACTGGCAACCGAGTTCGCCGGTAACTGGCTCGACTTCCGCCGGTTCGAGGAACACAACGCCGTCGACCGTACCCGGTTCCCCGCGTTCGATAACGACTTGCGCCAGGCCATGTTCGAGGAACCCGTGCGGTTCTTCACTGACCTCGCAGCGCGCGACGGTTCTGTCCTCGACTTCCTGTACGCCGACCACACGTTCGTGAATCCTCCTCTGGCGCGACACTACGGCATCCCGGCGCCGACCGGCGGGCCGGATTCATGGGCGCGTGTGGATGGGGCCGGGAAGTACGCACGTGGTGGTCTGCTACCAATGGCTGCGTTCCTGACGAAAAACGCTCCCGGTCTGCGCACAAGCCCGGTGAAACGCGGCTATTGGGTCGCCCGTCGGTTGCTGGGCGAACACATCCCCGCTCCGCCCCCGGACGTGCCCGAACTGCCCGCGGATGAAGCGAAACTGGGCGAACTGACGCTGCGCGAAGCGCTGGCCCGGCACCGCGCCGACAAAAGCTGTGCGTCATGTCACCAGAAGTTCGATTCGCTCGGGCTCGTGTTCGAGGCGTATGGTCCCGTCGGCGAGCGCCGGGCGAAGGATCTCGGCGGGCGCCCGATTGATGCAAAGGCCACGTTCCCGGGCGCGGGCGGCGAGGGCGACGGCGTTCCGGGGCTCGCCGAATACATCCGGAAGCACCGCCAGCAGGATTTCGTCGACAATCTGAGCCGCAAACTCTTGGCATACGCGATCGGGCGTAGCCCGCTCCCGTCGGACGAGCAACTCGTCCGGGCGATGCGCACGAAACTCGAAGCCGGGGACTACCGCTTCTCGGTTCTCGTTGAGACAATCGTTACCAGCCCTCAGTTTCTCAATAAGCGCGGCCCCGCCGCACCGAAGTGA
- a CDS encoding SDR family NAD(P)-dependent oxidoreductase, producing MPTNLFDLTGRVALVTGGNKGLGKAMARGLAEAGADIVIASRNEDELKSALDEILAGTGRRGAYCVTDVSVREEVKKLATFAIEKMGRVDVLVNNAGMNAPQAIDAITDDTWDRVLEVNLSSVMALTRELVPQMKQRRWGRVVHISSIMGQVSKEKRNVYSATKAALIGMSRASALDLGPHGITVNCIAPGPFMTDMPMSVLSEPEKQAFADRTALGRWAQPSELVGPVLMLCSEAGSYVTGHTLFVDGGYLAR from the coding sequence GTGCCCACCAATCTCTTCGACCTCACGGGCCGTGTCGCGCTCGTGACGGGCGGAAATAAAGGGCTTGGTAAGGCGATGGCTCGCGGGCTTGCTGAGGCCGGGGCGGACATTGTCATCGCCAGCAGGAACGAGGACGAACTCAAGTCCGCGCTCGACGAAATCCTGGCGGGCACCGGGCGCCGGGGAGCGTACTGCGTGACCGACGTTTCTGTGCGCGAAGAGGTCAAAAAACTCGCCACATTTGCGATAGAGAAGATGGGGCGCGTCGACGTTCTTGTGAACAACGCGGGGATGAACGCCCCTCAAGCAATCGACGCCATTACCGACGACACGTGGGACCGTGTCCTGGAAGTCAATTTGAGTTCGGTGATGGCCCTCACGCGCGAACTGGTGCCGCAGATGAAGCAGCGGCGCTGGGGGCGGGTGGTTCATATTTCGTCGATCATGGGCCAGGTGTCCAAAGAGAAGCGGAACGTCTACTCCGCGACGAAGGCGGCCCTGATCGGAATGTCCCGCGCCAGTGCGCTCGATCTCGGCCCGCACGGGATCACGGTGAATTGCATTGCGCCGGGGCCGTTTATGACCGATATGCCTATGTCGGTGCTGTCCGAGCCGGAAAAACAAGCGTTTGCCGACCGCACAGCCCTGGGGCGCTGGGCACAACCCAGCGAACTCGTCGGACCTGTGCTCATGCTGTGCAGCGAGGCCGGGAGCTACGTCACCGGTCACACGCTCTTCGTGGACGGCGGGTATTTGGCCCGCTGA
- the ahcY gene encoding adenosylhomocysteinase, translated as MSTVAQKPATFSDFHVADIALAPWGRREIAIAETEMPGLMAIREEYAARQPLKGARITGSLHMTIQTAVLIETLKALGAEVRWASCNIFSTQDHAAAAIAAAGIPVFAYKGETLTEYWEYTHKIFEWTDGGLTNMILDDGGDATLLLHLGARAEADISVLDKPTSEEERILYAAIKKRIAAQPGWYAKCLAAVKGVTEETTTGVHRLYQMHKRGELKFPAINVNDSVTKSKFDNLYGCRESLVDGIKRATDVMIAGKIAVVAGYGDVGKGSAQALRALSAQVWVTEIDPICALQAAMEGYRVVTMEYAADKADIFVTTTGNFRVITHDHMKAMKNNSIVCNIGHFDNEIDVASLEDYRWEEIKPQVDHVIFPDGKRIILLAKGRLVNLGCGTGHPSYVMSSSFANQTLAQIELWLHNAKYPVGVYVLPKKLDEHVARLQLKKLNVQLTELTAEQAAYIHVSKDGPYKSDHYRY; from the coding sequence GTGTCTACTGTTGCGCAAAAACCTGCCACTTTCAGCGATTTTCACGTCGCGGACATCGCGCTCGCCCCCTGGGGCCGCCGCGAAATCGCCATCGCCGAGACCGAAATGCCCGGTCTCATGGCCATCCGCGAGGAGTACGCCGCGCGCCAGCCCCTCAAGGGCGCGCGCATCACCGGCTCGCTCCACATGACCATTCAGACGGCTGTCCTGATCGAGACGCTCAAGGCGCTCGGGGCCGAAGTCCGCTGGGCCTCGTGCAACATCTTCTCGACCCAGGACCACGCCGCCGCCGCCATCGCCGCCGCCGGCATTCCCGTGTTCGCTTACAAGGGTGAAACCCTTACCGAATACTGGGAATACACCCACAAGATCTTCGAGTGGACCGACGGCGGCCTCACGAACATGATCCTCGACGACGGCGGGGACGCGACCCTGCTGCTCCACCTCGGCGCCCGCGCCGAAGCGGACATCTCCGTTCTCGACAAGCCCACGAGCGAAGAAGAGCGAATCCTCTACGCTGCCATCAAGAAGCGGATCGCGGCGCAGCCGGGTTGGTACGCCAAGTGCCTCGCCGCCGTAAAGGGCGTCACCGAGGAGACCACCACTGGCGTCCACCGCCTCTACCAGATGCACAAGCGCGGCGAACTGAAGTTCCCCGCCATCAACGTCAATGACAGCGTCACCAAGAGCAAGTTCGACAACCTGTACGGCTGCCGCGAGTCGCTGGTGGACGGCATCAAGCGCGCCACCGACGTGATGATCGCGGGCAAGATCGCCGTCGTCGCCGGCTACGGGGACGTGGGCAAGGGCTCGGCCCAAGCTCTGCGTGCCCTCTCCGCTCAGGTGTGGGTCACCGAGATCGACCCCATCTGCGCGCTGCAGGCCGCGATGGAAGGGTACCGCGTCGTGACGATGGAGTACGCCGCGGACAAGGCCGACATCTTCGTGACGACCACCGGCAACTTCCGGGTCATCACGCACGATCACATGAAGGCGATGAAGAACAACTCCATCGTCTGCAACATCGGCCACTTCGACAACGAGATCGACGTGGCGTCGCTCGAAGACTACCGCTGGGAAGAGATCAAGCCGCAGGTCGATCACGTCATCTTCCCGGACGGCAAGCGGATCATTCTGCTGGCCAAGGGGCGCCTGGTGAACCTGGGCTGTGGCACCGGTCACCCTTCATACGTGATGAGTTCGTCCTTCGCGAACCAAACTCTCGCGCAGATCGAGCTTTGGTTGCACAACGCTAAGTACCCCGTCGGCGTGTACGTCCTGCCCAAGAAGCTGGACGAGCACGTGGCCCGGTTGCAGCTCAAGAAGTTGAACGTCCAGCTCACCGAGCTGACGGCGGAGCAGGCGGCCTACATCCACGTCTCGAAGGACGGCCCCTACAAGTCCGACCACTACCGTTATTGA
- a CDS encoding DUF1552 domain-containing protein, whose protein sequence is MPDAADRPSSQTSRRTFLRGAGVTMALPWLESVPVWGAVPGAPEASTSVAPKRFAALFMGCGISPDHWWAKGAGADMELSKSLEPLSKLKHKLNVVNGLFNKSATGVGIHPGQTGNILSGAALQKGAELRGGISVDQVIANHFRDQTEQSSLVLGCEQPTTGYHETNFSMAYSSHISWQSATSPVPMEAYPSLAFDSLFDNRGTRRNQSVLDRVRTEASALSGQVSADDRARLDEYLTSVREVEKRIESARAHKDKADGRAKDRGKPVAGMKRPDDGLPEDIREHMRLMCDLIAIGFQTDKTRVASLLLCRDISGLFYPFLGVRDAHHGASHSDRSEAYEKVTRFYVSQFAYLASKLDAMKEGEATVLDNSCLLFVNSMWSGSAHDSSKVPLLLAGGLGGTLKTGRALDYRDKGNANRKLCGLYLSLLDRMGVKADKFGDADQPLAGF, encoded by the coding sequence ATGCCCGACGCTGCCGATCGCCCCTCATCCCAAACTTCGCGCCGCACGTTCCTGCGAGGTGCGGGTGTTACGATGGCCCTGCCCTGGCTCGAATCGGTCCCGGTTTGGGGGGCTGTTCCCGGTGCGCCGGAGGCCAGTACGTCTGTCGCTCCGAAGCGTTTCGCGGCGCTGTTCATGGGGTGCGGGATCAGCCCCGACCACTGGTGGGCGAAGGGCGCTGGCGCGGACATGGAGTTGAGCAAGAGCCTGGAACCACTGTCCAAGCTCAAACACAAGTTGAACGTCGTCAACGGGTTGTTCAACAAGTCCGCGACGGGCGTCGGCATTCACCCCGGGCAAACCGGCAACATCCTCTCCGGCGCCGCGCTCCAGAAGGGCGCCGAACTTCGCGGCGGGATCAGCGTCGATCAGGTGATCGCGAACCACTTCCGCGACCAGACCGAGCAATCCAGTCTGGTACTCGGGTGCGAGCAGCCGACCACGGGGTACCACGAGACGAACTTCTCGATGGCGTACAGCTCGCACATTTCGTGGCAATCGGCCACCTCGCCGGTGCCGATGGAAGCGTACCCGTCGCTGGCGTTCGACAGCCTGTTCGACAACCGCGGCACGCGCCGCAACCAGAGCGTGCTGGATCGCGTGCGCACCGAAGCATCGGCCCTCAGCGGGCAAGTGAGTGCCGACGACCGGGCGCGGCTCGACGAGTACCTGACCAGCGTTCGCGAAGTCGAAAAACGAATCGAATCGGCCCGCGCACACAAGGACAAGGCCGACGGACGGGCCAAAGATAGGGGGAAGCCCGTTGCGGGTATGAAGCGCCCGGACGACGGGTTGCCGGAAGACATCCGCGAGCACATGCGGCTCATGTGCGACCTCATCGCCATCGGGTTTCAGACGGACAAAACTCGGGTCGCATCGCTGCTGCTGTGCCGCGATATTTCGGGCCTGTTCTACCCGTTCCTGGGGGTACGCGACGCCCACCACGGGGCGTCCCACAGCGACCGGTCCGAAGCCTACGAGAAGGTCACGCGGTTCTACGTGAGTCAGTTCGCGTACCTCGCCTCGAAGCTCGACGCCATGAAAGAAGGCGAAGCGACGGTGCTGGACAACTCGTGCTTGTTGTTCGTCAACAGCATGTGGTCGGGTAGTGCGCACGACTCCAGTAAGGTGCCGCTCTTGTTGGCCGGCGGACTCGGCGGAACTCTCAAGACCGGTCGCGCGCTCGATTACCGCGATAAGGGCAACGCCAACCGCAAGTTGTGCGGCCTCTACCTGTCGCTACTGGACCGAATGGGCGTCAAAGCGGACAAGTTCGGCGACGCGGACCAACCACTCGCGGGTTTCTGA
- a CDS encoding cryptochrome/DNA photolyase family protein, translating into MNQELLTNARVRVANDRPVNTRGEYVLYWPQMFRRLHANHALDCALRLAAEYKKPLVVYEGLKLNYPWASARHHTFILQGMRDNAGAAKKLGVAYWPFVETPGENGHGLVNRLAAHAVCVVTDDYPAYIVPAHNRALAAKSTVPVILVDGNSVVPLTRLGAPVAAAAHLRPRIHKLFAEEWLLRAAHIPDVPKVAKSKLDPPFRAWNPKQDIAKFVASLPIDRSVPPVPGAEGGSVAGHAVLDTFVNEKLPNYAEGRNEPNDPAHNAASGLSPYLHYGHLSIQEVAEAVLGEEWSVKEINPKTRNKDDFFCRDANVNSFLDEAITWRDVGYHWHFARNSARDTNGESSLDVSWCAHPKTDMPLFNFETMDFSPGGERTLDVVLPTWAQTTLRKHERDRREYLYDLEELEAAATHDDLWNAAQRELIATGRIHNYLRMLWGKKVLEWSESPAAAYRVLEYLNNKYALDGRDPNSYTGVLWCFGLFDRPWPPERPVFGSVRYMSSGNTAKKFDLDGYYEYVDRVAPRS; encoded by the coding sequence GTGAACCAAGAACTCTTGACCAACGCCCGGGTTCGCGTGGCGAACGACCGGCCCGTGAACACGAGGGGGGAATACGTTCTTTATTGGCCCCAGATGTTTCGGCGGCTGCACGCGAACCACGCACTTGATTGCGCCCTTCGGCTTGCGGCGGAGTACAAGAAGCCGCTCGTGGTGTACGAGGGGTTGAAGCTGAATTACCCGTGGGCGAGCGCCCGGCACCACACGTTCATTCTGCAAGGAATGCGCGACAACGCGGGCGCTGCGAAGAAGCTCGGGGTCGCGTACTGGCCGTTCGTGGAAACCCCGGGCGAAAACGGCCACGGACTAGTGAACCGATTGGCGGCGCACGCGGTCTGCGTCGTGACGGATGACTACCCCGCGTACATCGTCCCCGCCCACAATCGAGCGCTCGCGGCGAAAAGCACGGTGCCGGTGATTCTCGTGGACGGCAACTCGGTTGTGCCCCTCACGCGACTCGGCGCTCCGGTCGCGGCAGCCGCGCACCTGCGCCCGCGCATTCACAAACTCTTCGCGGAAGAATGGTTGCTCCGGGCCGCCCACATTCCCGACGTGCCGAAAGTCGCCAAGAGTAAGCTCGATCCGCCGTTTCGGGCCTGGAACCCCAAGCAGGACATCGCGAAGTTCGTAGCGTCTTTGCCAATTGATCGGAGCGTTCCTCCCGTGCCCGGCGCCGAAGGTGGTTCGGTTGCAGGCCACGCTGTGCTCGATACGTTCGTGAACGAAAAGCTCCCGAACTACGCCGAGGGGCGCAACGAACCCAACGACCCCGCGCACAACGCCGCGAGCGGACTCAGCCCGTACTTGCACTACGGCCACCTCAGTATTCAGGAAGTTGCGGAGGCCGTGTTGGGCGAGGAATGGAGCGTCAAGGAGATCAATCCGAAGACCCGGAACAAGGACGATTTCTTCTGTCGCGACGCGAACGTGAACAGTTTTTTGGACGAGGCGATTACGTGGCGCGATGTCGGTTATCACTGGCATTTTGCACGAAATTCAGCGCGTGATACGAACGGAGAATCTTCCCTCGACGTCAGTTGGTGCGCCCACCCAAAAACCGACATGCCTCTTTTCAACTTCGAGACGATGGATTTTTCCCCAGGTGGCGAACGCACGCTCGATGTCGTGTTGCCGACTTGGGCACAAACCACGCTCCGTAAGCACGAACGCGACCGGCGCGAGTACCTCTATGACTTGGAGGAACTGGAAGCCGCCGCTACGCACGACGACCTCTGGAACGCGGCCCAGCGCGAACTGATCGCGACCGGACGCATTCACAACTACCTGCGGATGTTGTGGGGGAAGAAGGTGTTGGAGTGGAGCGAATCGCCGGCCGCCGCGTATCGCGTGCTGGAGTACCTCAATAACAAGTACGCGCTGGATGGTCGTGACCCGAACTCGTACACGGGTGTGCTCTGGTGCTTCGGGCTGTTCGACCGCCCGTGGCCGCCCGAGCGCCCGGTGTTCGGCTCGGTGCGCTATATGTCCTCGGGCAACACCGCCAAGAAGTTCGATCTCGATGGGTATTACGAGTACGTTGACCGGGTCGCGCCGCGCTCGTGA